In the Arachis ipaensis cultivar K30076 chromosome B10, Araip1.1, whole genome shotgun sequence genome, one interval contains:
- the LOC107623378 gene encoding uncharacterized protein LOC107623378 isoform X1 translates to MGESPAHNLLDEMLQLNSALINAFMTELEPDSPVIQVITMIFLRVDLPPWFSVLSIVLNSNVDLDVSRIETAPQSMLPIICFRDGSPPLPDALSMANSAISGINGLGIGCVFQCRKKSL, encoded by the exons CACACAACCTGCTCGATGAAATGCTTCAACTAAATTCTGCCCTTATCAATGCTTTTATGACAGAACTGGAACCTGATTCTCCGGTTATCCAGGTGATAACTATGATCTTCCTAAGAG TTGACTTGCCGCCATGGTTCTCTGTGCTATCTATAGTATTGAACTCAAATGTAGACCTT GATGTCTCAAGAATAGAAACAGCTCCACAGAGTATGTTGCCGATCATATGCTTTAGAGATGGAAGTCCTCCACTGCCAGATGCCTTATCAATGGCGAATTCAGCAATCTCAG ggaTAAATGGTCTTGGTATAGGCTGTGTTTTCCAATGCAGAAAAAAATCCCTATGA
- the LOC107623378 gene encoding uncharacterized protein LOC107623378 isoform X2 has protein sequence MGESPELEPDSPVIQVITMIFLRVDLPPWFSVLSIVLNSNVDLDVSRIETAPQSMLPIICFRDGSPPLPDALSMANSAISGINGLGIGCVFQCRKKSL, from the exons AACTGGAACCTGATTCTCCGGTTATCCAGGTGATAACTATGATCTTCCTAAGAG TTGACTTGCCGCCATGGTTCTCTGTGCTATCTATAGTATTGAACTCAAATGTAGACCTT GATGTCTCAAGAATAGAAACAGCTCCACAGAGTATGTTGCCGATCATATGCTTTAGAGATGGAAGTCCTCCACTGCCAGATGCCTTATCAATGGCGAATTCAGCAATCTCAG ggaTAAATGGTCTTGGTATAGGCTGTGTTTTCCAATGCAGAAAAAAATCCCTATGA